From the genome of Gloeocapsa sp. PCC 73106:
TTGGAAATCACAGTTAAGCGAGTTCCAGCCCCTGGGGCTAATATTTTACCGGGTAAGGTATCTAACTGGCTCCATGATCATATTCAAGTTGGCAGTGAGGTTAATTTAACAGGGCCTTTTGGTAAATTTACTTGCTTTAATAAGCCTTCGCCAAAATTGTTATTTATCTCAGCCGGAAGCGGTATTACTCCGATGATGTCGATGTCGAGATGGATCCTTGACACCGGTTCTGGATGTGATGTGGTGTTTTGTCATAGCGCCAGAAGCACTGAGGATATTATCTTCCAAAAAGAATTGGAATTGATGGCTGCAAGATATCCTAATTTTCGTTTAAAAATCACGATAACTAGAGAAAAACCGGGTCAACTTTGGTTGGGATTAACTGGTAGATTAAATCTAGCTATGTTGGAAATGATGGCTGCTGATTTCAGGGAAAGAAACGTTTATGTTTGTGGTCCCAATCCTTTCATGGAAGAAATCAAAAAGATGTTTATCAGTATCAATTTTCCCATGGATAACTATTATGAGGAAAGTTTCGGTCCCCCTGCTCAGAAAACATCAGCTCCACCTTCTGATTCTGGGAAAAACACCAATAGTTTCTCAGAGCGGGTTTTGGGAATATCTCCAAACCTTGATCAACAAACCGATGGTACTAGTGATCCACCAGTTATAGACAAACCACCCGCAATTCCTCCAAGTAAGCCATTAAGCACTGCTCTCGTGGTTGTTTTTTCTAAGTCACAGAAAGAATTTCCCGCAGATGAAGAACAGAGCATTTTGGAATTAGCTGAGCAAGAAGGGGTCAAAATTCGCAGCAGTTGTCGTTCTGGAG
Proteins encoded in this window:
- a CDS encoding 2Fe-2S iron-sulfur cluster-binding protein, which encodes MVKITVVNIKSPNESYPIEIDNNVDQELLIGREPDCTIQLNDLGVSRHHGKIIVAQGNCYFIDVRSTIGSWINNEKANVDQMYLLKVRDNINIAHCFTLIVLEDSKTAIDLPTNDPHQYMPLAFIERQKLQHWQKGDLTVRCLRVIQETSDVKTFCFVADPPVMFNYKPGQFVTLNLDINGEEVLRSYSISSSPSKPDTLEITVKRVPAPGANILPGKVSNWLHDHIQVGSEVNLTGPFGKFTCFNKPSPKLLFISAGSGITPMMSMSRWILDTGSGCDVVFCHSARSTEDIIFQKELELMAARYPNFRLKITITREKPGQLWLGLTGRLNLAMLEMMAADFRERNVYVCGPNPFMEEIKKMFISINFPMDNYYEESFGPPAQKTSAPPSDSGKNTNSFSERVLGISPNLDQQTDGTSDPPVIDKPPAIPPSKPLSTALVVVFSKSQKEFPADEEQSILELAEQEGVKIRSSCRSGGCGTCKKRKLEGEVKMGEFDRDVLEESEWNEGYILTCISYPKTRVVIEA